One Setaria viridis chromosome 5, Setaria_viridis_v4.0, whole genome shotgun sequence genomic region harbors:
- the LOC117859094 gene encoding probable protein phosphatase 2C 7 produces MACDGGAKEQEDPSAAPAAPAVVVAAARARERALRPPRPRSRKGLGVRHPLKHCRFFAAVQMMANARVREAGEATLVAALAAAQKESERESEEVPDVHGGWKSEDGSLNCGYSSIRGRRASMEDFYDIRSSRIDDKQINLFGVFDGHGGTCAAEYLKKHLFENLMKHPAFVADTKSAISEVYKKTDADFLDAEGNIQVGSTASTAVLVGNHLYVANVGDSRAVISNAGKAIALSDDHKPNRSDEQKRIEDAGGIVTWSGTWRVGGILAMSRAFGNHLLKRFVVADPEIQDQEIDGELEFLILASDGLWDVVSNEHAVAFVKDEDGPEAAARKLTEIAFRRGSTDNITCIVVEFRHDNMTDGSPPSADQS; encoded by the exons ATGGCGTGCGACGGCGGCGCGAAGGAGCAGGAGGACCCGAGCGCGGCGCCTGCGGCCccggccgtggtggtggcggcggcgagggcgagggagaGGGCGCTGCGGCCGCCGAGGCCTCGGAGCCGCAAGGGGCTCGGCGTGCGGCACCCGTTGAAGCACTGCCGGTTCTTCGCGGCGGTCCAGATGATGGCGAATGCCAGGGTGAgggaggcgggggaggcgaCCCTGGTGGCCGCCCTTGCGGCGGCGCAAAAGGAGAGCGAGAGGGAGAGCGAGGAGGTGCCCGACGTGCATGGCGGGTGGAAGAG TGAGGATGGGAGTTTAAATTGTGGATATTCAAGCATTAGAGGTAGAAGAGCAAGCATGGAAGACTTCTATGACATAAGATCATCTAGAATTGATGATAAACAAATAAACTTATTTGGAGTATTTGACG GTCATGGAGGTACCTGTGCTGCTGAGTATCTGAAGAAGCATTTATTTGAAAACCTCATGAAACATCCAGCTTTTGTTGCTGATACTAAATCTGCTATAA GTGAGGTCTATAAAAAAACTGATGCAGATTTCTTGGATGCTGAAGGCAATATTCAGGTTGGGTCAACTGCATCAACTGCAGTTTTGGTCGGTAACCATCTATATGTGGCAAATGTTGGTGATTCACGGGCTGTAATATCAAATGCAGGCAAAg CTATTGCACTCTCCGATGACCACAAACCAAACAGAAGTGATGAGCAGAAACGGATTGAGGATGCTGGAGGAATTGTTACATGGTCTG GAACATGGAGGGTAGGTGGTATTCTTGCAATGTCCCGGGCATTTGGCAATCATTTGTTGAAGCGATTCGTTGTTGCAGACCCTGAGATTCAG GATCAAGAAATTGATGGTGAATTGGAGTTTCTGATTTTGGCTAGTGATGGGCTGTGGGATGTGGTGTCAAATGAG CATGCTGTTGCATTTGTTAAGGATGAGGATGGCCCTGAAGCTGCAGCCCGGAAGCTGACGGAGATCGCCTTCAGGCGGGGGAGCACTGACAACATTACCTGCATTGTTGTAGAATTTCGCCATGATAATATGACTGATGGTTCTCCCCCATCAGCCGATCAAAGTTGA
- the LOC117858189 gene encoding DEAD-box ATP-dependent RNA helicase 25, translating into MASGDLLLRVHAGAPVLARAFPCRLRVPARHRRGLVCPLAAARVDVAGRVRPRGAAPVQNRRRRDAEERLSFSRVVTRRDAVDEDEEDVEGEALQLGAVTSGGDAGGVDGSYLSDTRFDQCAISPLSLKAVEDAGYERMTEVQEATLPIILQGKDVLAKAKTGTGKTVAFLLPAIEVLSTLPHQRNQLRPPINLLVMCPTRELANQVAAEARKLLKYHRSLGVQVVIGGTRLTQEQRSMQANPCQILVATPGRLKDHLENTPGFSTRLKGVKVLVLDEADRLLDMGFRRDIEKIIASIPRERQTLLFSATVPEEVRQISHVAMKKDYRFINTVKEGDEETHSQVSQMYMVAPLDQHFSILYDVLKKHVAEDADYKVIIFCTTAMVTKLVAEVLSQLKLNIREIHSRKSQSARTKVSDEFRKSKGLILVSSDVSARGVDYPDVTLVIQVGIPADREQYIHRLGRTGRKGKEGQGLLLLAPWEKYFLGTVKDLSISEAAVPSVDSSVETEVKNAVRKVEMKSKECAYQAWLGYYNSNKTIGRDKSRLVGLAEEFSQSMGLTVPPAIPRNILRKMGLNNVPGLRSS; encoded by the exons ATGGCCAgcggcgacctcctcctccgcgtccaCGCCGGCGCCCCGGTCCTAGCGAGGGCCTTCCCCTGCCGCCTTCGCGTCCCGGCGAGGCACCGCCGCGGCCTCGTGTGCCCTCTGGCCGCCGCCAGGGTCGACGTCGCCGGCCGGGTCaggccgcgcggcgccgcgcccgTACAGAATCGGCGGCGGAGGGACGCGGAGGAGCGCCTCTCGTTCTCAAGGGTGGTCACGAGGAGGGACGCTGTcgacgaggatgaggaggacgtggAAGGGGAGGCTCTGCAGCTGGGCGCGGTGACGAGTGGGGGCGATGCGGGAGGTGTGGATGGCTCCTACCTCAGCGACACAAG GTTTGATCAGTGCGCCATTTCTCCTCTATCTTTGAAAGCCGTCGAAGATGCTGGATATGAAAGGATGACAGAGGTGCAGGAGGCAACTCTGCCCATAATCCTTCAAG GCAAGGATGTTCTTGCAAAAGCAAAGACAGGAACTGGGAAAACCGTTGCCTTTTTG CTTCCAGCTATTGAGGTTCTCTCCACATTGCCTCATCAGCGGAATCAATTACGGCCACCTATAAATTTGCTGGTGATGTGTCCAACTAGGGAGCTTGCAAACCAAGTGGCTGCTGAGGCCAGGAAGCTTCTCAAGTATCATCGCTCACTGGGCGTGCAGGTTGTAATTGGTGGCACAAGATTAACTCAAGAGCAACGAAGCATGCAGGCTAACCCATGTCAG ATCCTTGTTGCTACACCTGGAAGGCTTAAGGATCATCTTGAGAACACACCTGGTTTTTCTACCCGACTTAAAGGGGTGAAggttcttgttcttgatgaaGCTGACCGCCTATTGGATATGGGATTTAGAAGAGATATTGAGAAAATAATTGCTTCAATTCCTAGAGAACGACAGACATTGTTGTTTTCTGCTACTGTTCCAGAAGAG GTCCGCCAAATTTCGCACGTTGCAATGAAGAAGGATTATAGGTTCATCAACACTGTTAAAGAGGGAGATGAGGAGACACATTCACAG GTGAGCCAGATGTACATGGTTGCACCATTAGACCAGCATTTTTCTATCCTATATGATGTATTGAAGAAACATGTTGCTGAAGATGCAGACTACAAA GTTATTATATTCTGTACTACTGCAATGGTCACCAAACTTGTGGCTGAAGTTCTTTCTCAGCTAAAACTGAATATAAGAGAGATCCATTCCAGAAAGTCACAGTCTGCAAGAACTAAGGTCTCGGATGAATTCAGGAAGTCAAAGGGTTTGATACTGGTCAGTTCTGACGTGTCTGCTCGCGGTGTTGACTATCCTGATGTCACCCTTGTAATACAG GTTGGAATTCCTGCAGATAGAGAACAGTATATACATAGACTTGGCAGGACTGGACGAAAAGGCAAGGAAGGCCAAGGACTTTTACTGTTGGCTCCTTGGGAAAAGTATTTTCTTGGAACAGTTAAGGATTTGTCGATATCAGAGGCTGCGGTACCTTCAGTCGATTCAAGTGTTGAGACAGAA GTCAAGAATGCTGTCAGAAAAGTAGAGATGAAGAGCAAAGAATGTGCCTATCAGGCATGGCTGGGGTACTACAACTCAAACAAGACCATTGGCCGAGACAAGTCCAGGCTTGTTGGCCTTGCAGAAGAGTTCAGCCAAAGCATGGGCCTTACAGTTCCTCCAGCAATACCTAGGAACATCCTTCGTAAGATGGGTCTTAACAATGTTCCTGGGCTCAGGTCGTCATAA